CAACTGCGTCACACGGTACCAACAATGGTGTTGGGTGCAGGCGGGCCCATGGGTCGTCTCTCTTCCTCGCCGTAGCTATGGCCACGACTCGTTGTCGCGCCTAGCCTGAGCACGTGCAAAACCCCTGGCGCGGCCCATCAGACTTGTGCAGAGGTTCCCTAGGGAGCGGGAGACGGCCTCCTGTGGACATGTTCCCGTGCAGCCCGGAGCGTAGAACATACGCGACACTCATCGGCCCACGCCCGACGTCCGGACAACAACCGAATGGCAGGCGCGTGCGCAGGTCCACCTCGAGCGCGAGCAGCACTGGTCGCTCTCGCACAAAGACCTTCGCTCTCGTCAGGAGCCGCACCCGGTCTAGGACTTCCTCTTTCAGTACTGCATGTATTCCCTGGCGAAGCTCGAAGTGTGGCATTCTGGGCCTGCGGTTGGGGATCGGTGCGTCCGGGGAGTACGAGATCGTCGGGGCCGCCCCCCCGCCCCCGGGTGATGGTGGGAGTGCGGTTCTAACAGAGCCCGGCGTCTTCCGGTTCGCCGGATCCTCCACGATCTCTTCGGGAACCCATAAGACAGCCCCATTCGGGCGTGCCCTGCGACATCCTCCTCCGTCCGGCTTGCCGCCAAACACCGGGCGAAGCATTGTGGTGCGCAGCCAACTCCCGATACTCGGGGTTGTTCCCTTGCACACTTGGAGGTCCCTTGTCTGCCCTGCGAGCTATGACCCTTGTGACGTTGGCACTCGCGTCATCTCCGTGGGTCGCCCTTGGACAGGTGACGAGCAGCGATTACGCCCGGGCGGATCGCTTTCTTTCCTGGAATGCCGGCACCCTCGTGCGGGGAGACCAGATGGATCCCCAGTGGCTCGACGGAGACCGCTTCTGGTACCGGAATCGCGGGGAGGAGGGGCACGAGTTCATCCTCGTGGACCCCAATGTGCCCTCCCGGCGTGCCGCCTTCGATCACCATCGACTCGCCGCCGCACTCTCGCTGGCCGCAGACACCTCGTACGTGGGCACCAAGCTCCCCTTCCAGTCCTTCGAGTTCGCGGGGGGCCAGTCCATCCGATTCCACCTCGCTGACTCCGTGCGGTGGACGTGCACCATCGACGCCTACGTGTGCAGCGGCCCGGACTCGGTATCTGCCGACCCGCGCACCGAACGGAAATCCCCTGACGGCCGTTGGGTGGCGTTCTCCCGCGACGAGAATCTCTGGGTCCAGTCTGTCGAGACGGGAGAAGAAATCCAGCTCTCCAGCGACGGGGAGGAGCACTTCGGCTACGCCGTGTCGCCGGAGGGGTGCTGTAACGTGGTCACACTTGCGCGTCAGGACGTCAGGCCACCCCCGGTCTTGTACTGGTCGGCGGACTCCCGGCGCATCGTGACCCACAAGTTCGATGAGCGGGAGGTGGAGGAGCTGCACCTCCTGGAAGCACAGACCGGACGTCCGCGACTGCACAGCTACCGTGTCGCCCTTCCCGGCGACTCCGTGATTCCCACGTACGAGATCCACCTGTTCGACGTGGAAGCCCGCACGTCGGCCAAGGTAGGTCTGGATCCTATGGACGCGGTGAACACCGCATGCTGCGGCCTGGCATCCGATACCATCTGGAAGGACACCCAGTGGGGCGAAGGCTCCGACGAGGTCTTCTTCACACGGGCCGTGCGAAGCTACGACACCCTGCAGCTCTACACCGCGGCCGCTGGCTCCGGCGAGCCGCGCATGATCCTCGAGGAGCGGTCCAAGACTTACGTGGAGGCCAACGGCCGCTCCGGCGGTCCACCCAACTGGCGGGTGGTCAACGGCAACCAAGAGGTGGTGTGGTGGTCCGAGCGCGACGGATGGGGCCATCTATACCTCTACGACGCGTCGACCGGCGAGATGAAGAACCGCATCACCGAGGGTCCGTGGATGGTCCTGGACCTCCTCCATGTGGATGACCAGGGCCGCTGGGCATACTTCACCGCTGTGGGCCGAGAGACCGGTCAGGATATCTACTACAGGCAGCTCTACCGGGCCCGCCTGGACGGGACCCGTGTTGAGCTGCTTACTCCCGAGGACGCCGACCACCAAATCTGGGTCAGCCCGTCGGGCGGTTACTTCGTCGACCAGTTCGGCACACCAGACACGCCACCGACCACCGTCGTGCGTGCCACCGACGGCCAGGTGCTCACCACCCTGGAGACGGCAGACTTCTCCGAACTCCTGGCCCAGGGGTGGCGTTATCCAGAGCATTTCACCGTGGCGGCCCGCGACGGCGTGACGCCGCTCCACGGGTTTCTCTACTTCCCGTCCGACTTCGACGAGGACGCCCTCTACCCGGTGGTGGACTATATCTATCCGGGGCCGCAGATCGGCCCGATCCGCTCCCGGCAGGCCTCGGTGTCCGCGCCGGGTAACGCTGCCGCGATGGCAGAGCTGGGCTTCATTGTGTTCGTCATCGACGCCCTGGGCACCCCCATGCGGGACAAGGCCTTTCACGACGCCTATTACGGCAACATGCGGGACAACGGGATCCCCGATCACATCTCCGCCATGCGTAAGCTGGCCCAGCGCTACCCTCAGATGGATCTGGACCGGGTGGGGATCTTCGGACATTCTGGTGGCGGCTTTTCCTCCACCGACGCGCTCCTCAGCTATCCAGATTTCTTCAAGGTGGCGGTATCCAGCGCCGGGAATCACGACAACCGAAGTTACGACTTCACCTGGGGAGAAAAGTACCAAG
This genomic interval from Longimicrobiales bacterium contains the following:
- a CDS encoding DPP IV N-terminal domain-containing protein, with the translated sequence MSALRAMTLVTLALASSPWVALGQVTSSDYARADRFLSWNAGTLVRGDQMDPQWLDGDRFWYRNRGEEGHEFILVDPNVPSRRAAFDHHRLAAALSLAADTSYVGTKLPFQSFEFAGGQSIRFHLADSVRWTCTIDAYVCSGPDSVSADPRTERKSPDGRWVAFSRDENLWVQSVETGEEIQLSSDGEEHFGYAVSPEGCCNVVTLARQDVRPPPVLYWSADSRRIVTHKFDEREVEELHLLEAQTGRPRLHSYRVALPGDSVIPTYEIHLFDVEARTSAKVGLDPMDAVNTACCGLASDTIWKDTQWGEGSDEVFFTRAVRSYDTLQLYTAAAGSGEPRMILEERSKTYVEANGRSGGPPNWRVVNGNQEVVWWSERDGWGHLYLYDASTGEMKNRITEGPWMVLDLLHVDDQGRWAYFTAVGRETGQDIYYRQLYRARLDGTRVELLTPEDADHQIWVSPSGGYFVDQFGTPDTPPTTVVRATDGQVLTTLETADFSELLAQGWRYPEHFTVAARDGVTPLHGFLYFPSDFDEDALYPVVDYIYPGPQIGPIRSRQASVSAPGNAAAMAELGFIVFVIDALGTPMRDKAFHDAYYGNMRDNGIPDHISAMRKLAQRYPQMDLDRVGIFGHSGGGFSSTDALLSYPDFFKVAVSSAGNHDNRSYDFTWGEKYQGLLEEKPDGTDSFDGQANQHLADKLEGKLLLMYGTLDDNVHPNANHLLINELVKANKDFDLLVLPNRNHGFANEPYVIRRTWDYFVRHLLGTDPPRGYEIVRPIG